The Firmicutes bacterium CAG:345 genome window below encodes:
- a CDS encoding unknown (no significant homology to UniProt), with translation MKKAKLLLTSLLAVSFITSCNPTTPSTSPSTSPSSSITTPSSSSSSTVTPSSSSSSTIEHRKDFVTELADGAVLRDYKSQFDTMVNDFSSDSFVGETTGKKIDKSYLKVLVDSQTESFPSNDDASIYKMATGNYQIETYSTINFRMRVTEGKLDYSNLVLALRGDDAFNVYEISLDKALNDDGDALPELGNEFVDVCISPNYSIEDADTKYTLKGTSDPSDVNVLSKILGFHLYAKGECSAVLEIEEVSISLAGEKTVLDDFNRTNVNKADQTCWWRGSKGFIVTKGVNLKDNQTYQTPEFDLADNTEVVLNILGDTTGTSISPVTESGIGTAVNWKDLKNKDGENIVNSVNGAYYNLAINLEKSGLSLEGLKGFVIQSTSEINISAVFLSSLKEKEAATSYPLIDTANAVIFDSFSRTQAKIDTDYNESTLNEKVTGAGLNYSVCYSGVDDVTIDGDALVFSPTENYTQVNEGSKNARTNEKYLVMSMKVDGGDLNGLRIQSSNGGDAIYAPNWYAAEGLKTIPTSLEEYPYVDADGYAFYIIDLSLSGLGDMKDILNIYYTGTGTLKIDSIFFAGEYLNLEKASGYCEEKTLNLSGYTYALNTAVTENTRFVEFTIKGDGVATFNSFRLEFNGNMYFCKDNPWVLKDGTKITGETIIPEEKTSIVIDLLASGITPAAETMHLHTGGDGEQGTATIYEMFSYNLVDYSETLGGYNGSSSSLADYAYLGGGDIKADAKYLELTLSSTNGGTLASLRFEGADAALYFFNQNVIKDDEGNVIDPNTVIPTEGLTIKIDLKATGLTLDKPFSLHLHSGDPTCTGDLKVKGAKVIYEHYPYSMLLASYVENPTL, from the coding sequence ATGAAAAAAGCTAAACTTCTATTAACATCTCTTTTAGCAGTTTCGTTCATCACTTCTTGTAATCCTACAACTCCTTCTACTTCTCCTAGTACTTCTCCATCTTCTTCTATCACCACTCCTTCTTCATCATCTTCTTCAACAGTCACTCCAAGTTCTTCTTCATCTTCGACAATCGAACATCGCAAAGATTTTGTGACAGAACTTGCCGATGGTGCAGTATTAAGAGATTATAAATCACAATTTGATACCATGGTCAACGATTTTTCTTCCGATTCATTTGTCGGTGAAACAACTGGAAAAAAGATTGACAAATCTTATTTAAAAGTTCTTGTTGATAGTCAAACTGAATCATTCCCTAGTAATGATGATGCATCTATCTATAAAATGGCTACTGGAAATTATCAAATTGAAACATATTCCACAATCAACTTCCGCATGAGAGTTACTGAAGGTAAATTAGATTATTCAAATTTAGTATTAGCTCTTCGCGGTGATGATGCTTTCAATGTCTATGAAATCAGCTTAGATAAAGCACTAAATGATGATGGAGATGCTCTCCCAGAATTAGGAAATGAATTTGTTGATGTTTGTATTTCACCAAATTATTCCATTGAAGATGCCGATACAAAATATACATTAAAAGGGACAAGTGATCCTTCAGATGTCAATGTTTTATCTAAAATTTTAGGATTCCATCTTTATGCTAAAGGTGAATGCTCTGCCGTACTTGAAATTGAAGAAGTTTCCATATCTTTAGCAGGTGAAAAAACCGTTCTCGATGACTTTAATAGAACCAATGTCAATAAAGCCGACCAAACATGTTGGTGGAGAGGTTCTAAAGGTTTCATTGTTACAAAAGGTGTTAATTTAAAAGATAATCAAACATATCAAACTCCTGAATTTGATTTAGCTGATAACACTGAAGTAGTCCTAAATATTTTAGGAGACACAACGGGAACATCTATTTCACCAGTCACTGAAAGCGGAATTGGAACCGCCGTCAATTGGAAAGACTTAAAAAATAAAGATGGTGAAAATATAGTAAATTCTGTTAATGGTGCCTATTATAACTTGGCTATTAATTTAGAAAAATCCGGACTTTCTTTAGAAGGTTTAAAAGGATTTGTCATTCAAAGTACTTCTGAAATTAATATTTCTGCAGTATTCCTCTCTTCATTAAAAGAAAAAGAAGCTGCTACTTCATATCCATTAATCGATACCGCTAATGCTGTTATCTTCGATTCATTCTCAAGAACACAAGCCAAAATTGATACTGATTATAATGAATCAACACTCAATGAAAAAGTTACTGGAGCAGGTTTAAATTACTCAGTATGTTACTCAGGTGTAGATGATGTAACAATCGATGGCGATGCTTTAGTCTTTAGTCCAACCGAAAATTACACCCAAGTAAATGAAGGAAGTAAAAACGCCCGAACAAACGAAAAATATCTTGTCATGTCCATGAAAGTTGATGGTGGAGACCTCAATGGATTAAGAATTCAATCTAGCAATGGTGGAGATGCTATTTACGCACCTAATTGGTATGCTGCCGAAGGATTAAAAACCATTCCAACAAGCTTAGAAGAATACCCATATGTTGATGCTGATGGATATGCATTCTATATCATTGATTTATCCTTAAGTGGATTAGGTGATATGAAAGATATTCTCAATATCTATTATACTGGAACTGGAACATTGAAAATCGATTCTATCTTTTTTGCTGGCGAATATTTAAACTTAGAAAAAGCTTCTGGATATTGCGAAGAAAAAACTCTCAATTTAAGTGGATATACCTATGCTTTAAATACTGCTGTCACTGAAAATACTCGTTTTGTCGAATTCACAATTAAAGGAGATGGCGTTGCAACTTTCAATTCATTCCGACTCGAATTCAATGGAAATATGTATTTCTGCAAAGATAATCCATGGGTTTTAAAAGATGGTACTAAAATAACTGGTGAAACTATCATTCCAGAAGAAAAAACATCCATTGTTATCGATTTACTAGCAAGTGGTATAACTCCAGCTGCTGAAACTATGCATCTTCATACCGGTGGAGATGGAGAACAAGGAACAGCAACAATTTATGAAATGTTCTCCTATAATTTAGTTGATTATTCTGAAACATTAGGTGGATATAATGGTTCTTCTAGCTCTTTAGCTGATTATGCTTATTTAGGTGGTGGAGATATCAAAGCCGATGCAAAATATTTAGAATTAACCTTGAGTTCAACTAATGGTGGAACACTTGCATCTTTAAGATTTGAAGGAGCAGATGCTGCATTATACTTCTTTAATCAAAATGTAATCAAGGACGATGAAGGAAATGTCATCGACCCAAATACTGTTATTCCAACGGAAGGATTAACAATTAAAATCGATCTTAAAGCAACTGGATTAACACTCGATAAGCCTTTCTCATTACACTTACATAGTGGAGACCCAACATGTACAGGTGATCTTAAAGTTAAAGGTGCTAAAGTTATTTATGAGCATTATCCTTATAGCATGCTTTTAGCAAGTTACGTTGAAAATCCTACTTTGTAA
- a CDS encoding glycoside hydrolase family 65 central catalytic (product inferred by homology to UniProt) — MKWSLKKIGFDKKNIISYGNMFLIGNGHLGYRGTLEEFKSKHLVGLNVVGFYDKFQDKWRESLNAPNAFYVEIKNHTVFNSPINHEQKLNLKNAIVSRKTEFSDLIIQSEKFISSCTDNLLMMKYSIHFKKDETIKIKIGTDLNIYEINGPHFIKKKIYRKEQYLYFEGLTNEGKVLRTKSCYIFPKNIHFTYKNGFFHLILEGKKDKNIELYVSQHIYENCDFSNFSFSKKEYVLAKKDHIDSFSNKWNYANVSIVGDNKADFLLRYSIYHLLILGNKNYCTSIPARGVSGQTYKGAIFWDTEIFLEPFYNMVDPEISRNLILYRINTLEGAKKKAQEFGYEGAFYAWESQDTGLEACSKYNVTDPLTNKPIRTYFNEKQIHISADIVYSIEQYIKMTDDISILFSGALDVMKEVATFFISYKNEIDGVYHLNDVIGPDEYHERVNDNAFTNYMAYYACKITLKYLLKIEKNSPLIKEIEDFTNKLYLPQPNDQKIIEQFSNYFNLEDTSVEIVRSRLKFKNEYWGTENGVAYPTRVIKQADVVALISLFRDYFSFDIKKANYDFYYPYTEHGSSLSSSMYGILGFTIKEYKTAYEMFLKSSSIDLGTDQKMFAGGIYIGGTHPASNGGAYMVLIYGILGMSFKNDDISINLNIPKKIRKISLKFKYKNKSYYLEAYQNKQYKLEEII; from the coding sequence ATGAAGTGGTCTTTAAAAAAAATAGGATTTGATAAAAAAAATATCATATCTTATGGAAATATGTTTCTAATCGGAAACGGACATTTAGGTTATCGTGGAACACTCGAAGAATTTAAAAGCAAACATTTGGTAGGCTTAAATGTAGTTGGATTCTATGATAAATTTCAGGATAAATGGCGTGAAAGTCTCAATGCACCAAACGCCTTTTACGTCGAAATAAAAAATCATACAGTATTCAATTCTCCTATTAACCATGAGCAAAAATTAAATTTAAAAAATGCTATTGTTTCACGAAAAACTGAATTTTCAGATTTAATTATTCAAAGTGAGAAATTTATTTCTTCTTGTACCGATAATCTTTTGATGATGAAATATTCAATTCACTTTAAAAAAGATGAGACTATAAAGATTAAAATTGGTACTGATTTAAATATTTATGAAATAAACGGTCCACATTTTATAAAGAAAAAAATATATAGAAAAGAACAATATTTATATTTTGAAGGTCTAACTAACGAAGGTAAAGTTTTAAGAACTAAATCTTGCTATATTTTCCCAAAAAATATTCATTTCACCTATAAAAATGGATTCTTTCATTTAATTTTAGAAGGAAAAAAAGATAAAAATATAGAACTATATGTTTCACAACATATATATGAAAATTGCGATTTTTCAAATTTTTCATTTTCAAAAAAAGAATATGTTTTAGCTAAAAAAGACCATATAGATTCCTTTTCCAACAAATGGAACTATGCCAATGTTAGTATAGTTGGCGATAATAAAGCTGATTTTCTTTTACGCTATAGCATCTATCATCTTTTAATATTGGGGAATAAAAATTATTGCACTTCTATTCCTGCTAGAGGAGTTTCCGGTCAAACATATAAAGGTGCCATATTTTGGGATACAGAAATATTTTTAGAGCCTTTTTACAACATGGTTGATCCAGAAATTAGTAGAAATCTAATTTTATATAGAATCAACACACTAGAAGGAGCAAAAAAGAAAGCTCAAGAATTTGGTTATGAAGGAGCTTTCTATGCTTGGGAAAGCCAAGATACTGGACTTGAAGCCTGTTCAAAATATAATGTTACTGATCCTTTAACAAATAAACCTATAAGAACTTATTTTAACGAAAAACAAATTCATATTTCTGCCGATATAGTTTATTCAATTGAACAATATATAAAAATGACTGATGATATCTCCATTCTTTTTTCTGGTGCACTCGATGTAATGAAAGAAGTTGCAACATTTTTTATAAGTTATAAAAATGAAATTGATGGTGTATATCATTTAAACGATGTAATTGGTCCAGATGAATATCACGAAAGAGTTAATGACAATGCTTTTACCAATTATATGGCTTATTATGCATGTAAAATAACTCTAAAATATTTATTAAAAATTGAAAAAAATTCTCCTTTAATAAAAGAAATTGAAGATTTTACAAATAAATTATATTTACCTCAACCAAATGATCAAAAAATAATCGAACAATTTTCTAACTATTTTAATTTAGAAGATACATCGGTCGAAATCGTTCGTTCTAGATTAAAATTTAAAAATGAATATTGGGGAACAGAGAATGGCGTTGCTTATCCTACTAGAGTTATCAAACAAGCTGATGTAGTTGCCTTGATTTCTCTTTTTCGTGATTATTTTAGTTTCGATATAAAAAAAGCTAACTATGATTTTTATTATCCATATACAGAGCACGGATCTAGCCTCTCTAGTTCAATGTATGGAATTTTAGGTTTTACTATTAAAGAATATAAAACTGCTTACGAAATGTTCTTAAAATCTAGTTCCATAGATCTTGGTACCGACCAAAAAATGTTTGCAGGTGGTATATATATTGGCGGTACTCATCCAGCTAGTAATGGTGGTGCCTATATGGTTCTTATATACGGAATATTAGGAATGTCATTTAAAAATGATGATATATCTATTAATTTAAATATTCCGAAAAAAATTAGGAAAATTAGTTTAAAATTTAAATATAAAAATAAATCTTATTATTTAGAAGCTTATCAAAATAAACAATATAAATTGGAGGAAATTATATGA
- a CDS encoding kojibiose phosphorylase (product inferred by homology to UniProt) yields the protein MPKKSYTYLEVDPYKIIEKGFHRDRDQVSESLFSLGNEYSGIRGFFEEGYSGKKLIGSYFNGIYDYALEETPNAYKGIVKRTHFTINSINWVKCSIIVDDEVLDLNISNFKDFYRELDFKNGLYTRSFTWITHLGELKIKFERLLNMTYCHQFLQKITFSSNTNIPVTLKMDLDNTILHWNSDCYWKRKYEFIDEDIYGLEAETLTTKQKLISAEIIDSPCEPVEKNTSDRYVSVKYNFVSTKKTSEFTRYVINIVDKFNKISDEELLYKAKDEVKNLKIKGFDNSLLENTNYFKNVWNKSDIIIEGDDKDQQGIRYCIFQLEQTYHGYEKDNNIGAKGLTGEAYSGHAFWDSETYCLPYYLFSNKEASKNLLMFRYNTLNEARERAKELDCRGACYPVATRNGKEGCNLWQHASLQFQPSTGVFYAIYHYMNLYNDKQFMQNYGIEMLIEICKFLLSRGQYNQDHSGFGFYGVMGPDEFEMMVNNNTYTNFMAKKAFDYLLELYKSKNYDFSALLKKCDIDESFFNSIHDASNKMIILYNKKTHVFEQHEGFFSLPHIDINKIPTSDFPLYSHWSYDRIYRNDMIKQPDVLMFMFLFNQDFTFDQKKCNYEYYEPRCIHESSLSPSIHSIFASELKKYDDASKFFNFATRLDLDDYNCNTLEGIHMTSIAAAWMNIVYGFGGLRSDKSELILNPSILPNWKSYSFKITYHGTIINIKVTDKETKLIIEGDPVKLKIYDKEYTIKDFLTIER from the coding sequence ATGCCAAAAAAATCATATACTTATTTAGAAGTTGATCCATATAAAATTATAGAAAAAGGATTTCATCGAGACAGAGATCAAGTTTCAGAAAGTCTATTTTCCTTAGGCAACGAGTATTCTGGTATTCGAGGTTTTTTTGAAGAAGGCTATTCGGGAAAAAAGCTTATCGGAAGTTATTTTAATGGAATCTATGATTATGCTCTTGAAGAAACTCCAAATGCCTATAAAGGCATAGTCAAAAGAACACACTTTACAATAAATTCAATAAATTGGGTTAAATGTTCAATAATTGTCGATGATGAAGTACTTGATTTAAATATTTCAAATTTCAAAGATTTTTATCGAGAATTAGATTTTAAAAATGGACTTTATACTCGTTCATTTACTTGGATTACTCATCTTGGTGAATTAAAAATCAAATTTGAACGATTACTAAATATGACATATTGTCATCAATTTTTACAAAAAATCACTTTTTCTTCTAATACAAATATTCCAGTAACACTAAAAATGGATTTAGATAATACAATTTTACACTGGAATTCTGATTGCTATTGGAAAAGAAAATATGAATTCATTGATGAAGATATTTATGGACTTGAAGCCGAAACTTTAACTACTAAACAAAAATTAATTTCAGCGGAAATTATTGATAGTCCATGTGAACCAGTTGAAAAAAACACCTCTGATCGTTATGTCAGCGTAAAATACAATTTTGTTTCAACTAAAAAGACTTCAGAATTTACAAGATATGTTATCAATATTGTCGATAAATTTAACAAAATTTCTGATGAAGAATTACTATATAAAGCTAAGGATGAAGTTAAAAATTTAAAAATAAAAGGCTTTGATAATTCTCTTTTAGAAAATACTAATTACTTTAAAAATGTCTGGAATAAATCAGATATAATCATCGAAGGTGATGATAAAGATCAACAAGGAATTCGCTATTGTATATTCCAGCTTGAGCAGACCTATCACGGTTATGAAAAAGATAATAATATCGGTGCTAAAGGTTTAACTGGAGAAGCATATTCTGGTCACGCTTTTTGGGATAGTGAAACATATTGTTTACCATACTATTTATTTTCAAATAAAGAAGCTAGTAAGAATTTACTCATGTTCCGCTACAATACTTTAAATGAAGCCAGAGAAAGAGCCAAAGAACTTGATTGCAGAGGTGCTTGTTATCCTGTAGCAACAAGAAATGGTAAAGAAGGATGTAATTTATGGCAACATGCATCTTTACAATTTCAACCATCAACAGGGGTTTTCTATGCAATTTATCATTATATGAATCTTTATAATGATAAGCAATTCATGCAAAATTATGGAATAGAAATGCTTATAGAAATTTGTAAATTTTTATTAAGTCGTGGCCAATATAATCAAGATCATAGTGGATTTGGATTTTATGGAGTTATGGGGCCTGATGAATTTGAAATGATGGTAAATAATAATACATATACTAATTTCATGGCTAAAAAAGCTTTTGATTATCTTTTAGAGCTTTATAAAAGCAAAAATTATGATTTTTCTGCTCTTTTGAAAAAATGTGATATCGATGAATCATTTTTTAATTCAATTCATGATGCAAGCAACAAAATGATAATTCTTTATAATAAAAAAACACATGTATTTGAACAACATGAAGGATTCTTTTCTCTTCCCCATATCGATATAAATAAAATTCCAACTTCAGATTTTCCATTATATTCCCATTGGTCTTATGATCGAATTTACAGAAACGATATGATTAAACAACCCGATGTTTTAATGTTCATGTTTTTGTTTAATCAAGATTTTACATTTGACCAAAAAAAATGTAATTATGAATATTACGAACCTCGTTGCATCCATGAATCAAGTTTAAGTCCATCTATTCATTCAATATTTGCTAGCGAATTAAAAAAATACGATGATGCAAGCAAATTCTTTAACTTTGCGACAAGATTAGATCTTGATGATTATAACTGCAATACCCTTGAAGGAATTCATATGACAAGTATTGCTGCCGCTTGGATGAATATTGTCTATGGTTTTGGAGGATTAAGAAGTGATAAAAGTGAATTAATTTTAAATCCATCTATTCTTCCAAATTGGAAATCTTATTCGTTTAAAATAACTTATCATGGAACGATAATTAATATCAAAGTTACTGATAAAGAAACAAAATTAATCATTGAAGGTGATCCTGTCAAATTGAAAATTTATGACAAGGAATACACTATAAAAGATTTCCTAACAATAGAAAGATAA
- a CDS encoding aBC-type transporter integral membrane subunit (product inferred by homology to UniProt): MKKQKAHLKDKTEGFFNFSDYKKTSFKIIYGIIIFLLIMFALTAIIPILWLLITSFKTVNEINSTDYHLFPKSFDIMKLINLWNKLDFGRYYLNTIIVVLGAVVCSTIFNGLLAYATGILKPAGYKIVNKLILLSYMIPSALAILPLIKQITSAGMINSYAPLWLTFGANAYYYLLFKDYFEKLPSSLIEAARIDGLNDFKIFFKVVLPISKSIIGVVAIFTMTAAYSDFLLPYLVLQDESMHTVMVAIYRLSSSTTIDASEMLMLLVLSIVPQILIFIIFQKQIMGSAQNSGMKE; encoded by the coding sequence ATGAAAAAACAAAAAGCGCATTTAAAAGATAAAACAGAAGGTTTTTTCAACTTTTCCGATTATAAAAAAACTAGTTTTAAAATCATTTATGGAATAATTATTTTTCTATTAATAATGTTTGCCTTAACAGCTATTATTCCGATTTTATGGTTGCTTATTACTTCTTTTAAAACCGTCAATGAAATTAATTCCACAGATTATCATCTATTTCCAAAATCATTTGACATAATGAAACTTATTAATCTTTGGAATAAACTAGATTTCGGCAGATATTATTTAAATACAATTATTGTGGTTTTAGGTGCAGTTGTCTGTTCAACAATTTTTAATGGACTTTTAGCCTACGCTACTGGCATTTTAAAACCTGCAGGCTACAAGATTGTTAATAAATTAATTCTTCTGAGCTATATGATTCCATCAGCATTAGCTATTTTACCATTAATCAAGCAGATTACTTCAGCTGGAATGATAAATTCCTACGCTCCATTATGGCTAACTTTTGGTGCAAATGCTTATTATTATTTGCTTTTTAAAGATTATTTTGAAAAACTTCCTTCTTCTTTAATTGAAGCAGCAAGAATTGATGGTCTTAATGATTTTAAAATATTTTTTAAAGTCGTCCTTCCAATAAGTAAATCTATAATAGGGGTTGTTGCAATTTTCACTATGACCGCTGCTTATTCTGACTTTTTATTACCTTATTTAGTGTTGCAAGATGAAAGCATGCATACAGTTATGGTTGCTATTTATCGTCTTTCTTCTTCAACAACAATCGACGCTTCAGAAATGCTGATGCTATTAGTATTATCGATTGTTCCACAAATTCTTATCTTTATTATTTTCCAAAAACAGATTATGGGTTCTGCTCAAAACTCAGGTATGAAGGAGTAA
- a CDS encoding aBC-type transporter integral membrane subunit (product inferred by homology to UniProt) — protein sequence MVGWLIMIPSLALFIFFVWLPLCKNIILSFFNDYSFSEFVFLENYKAIFEDEAFLAALKNTFVYILWSIIIGYFAPILMGFLLNECIHAKGLFRVCLYIPCMISGIAVVFLFKNIYGSDSYSILNIIFNRKDDPLAWAGDPNWVIPLIVLAMTWKGAGGTALIYLSNFQQIDVSLYEASRIDGANSFQRLLKVTLPQMKNTLLTLFILQIISVFQVFYEPLVIGSKGGPGNSSMTLMLQAYLYAFQDLEYAKAAATSVFLALIILVFTLIYFALTKYLNKKESGK from the coding sequence ATGGTCGGATGGTTAATAATGATACCAAGCCTTGCTCTATTTATATTCTTTGTTTGGCTACCATTATGTAAAAATATAATTCTATCCTTTTTCAATGACTATTCTTTCAGTGAATTTGTTTTTTTAGAAAACTATAAGGCAATCTTTGAAGATGAAGCTTTTCTTGCCGCATTAAAAAATACCTTTGTCTATATCCTTTGGTCGATAATTATTGGTTATTTTGCTCCTATTCTGATGGGATTTCTCTTAAATGAATGCATTCATGCTAAAGGTTTATTCCGTGTTTGTTTATATATACCTTGTATGATATCAGGTATTGCTGTTGTCTTTTTATTCAAAAATATCTACGGCTCTGATTCTTATTCTATTTTAAACATAATATTCAATCGCAAAGATGACCCACTAGCATGGGCAGGAGATCCAAATTGGGTCATTCCTTTAATAGTTCTAGCCATGACATGGAAAGGTGCTGGAGGCACAGCTTTGATTTATCTTTCAAATTTCCAACAGATTGATGTTTCGTTATATGAAGCCAGTCGAATCGATGGTGCTAATAGCTTTCAAAGATTATTAAAAGTTACTTTACCACAGATGAAAAATACTCTTTTAACTTTATTTATCTTACAAATCATTTCAGTTTTCCAGGTTTTCTACGAACCTTTAGTTATCGGTTCAAAAGGAGGACCAGGCAACTCTTCCATGACTTTGATGCTTCAGGCTTATCTTTATGCTTTCCAAGATTTAGAATATGCTAAAGCTGCAGCTACAAGTGTATTTTTGGCTTTAATTATTTTAGTTTTTACTCTTATTTATTTTGCTCTAACAAAATATCTAAATAAAAAGGAGAGCGGAAAATGA
- a CDS encoding extracellular solute-binding protein family 1 (product inferred by homology to UniProt), giving the protein MKNKLFKIILASLPCLSLATGCINKGNGKIKLTIGFWPESTETKDVAMYKTWKENFEKDYPEYEIVASPYTYATDTVGSKYETDSLPTVFQTWFTEPSKLVQKKYIRSIDKQLKDLGWDQKMDSNMKEALTFDDKIYGIPRDGYGLGLLLNIKTLGENGLLEEDGKGSYKIYNDDGTPAYPTTFEEIYEWSKVVAENDEKKGILICSSNKEGGWQFSNIAWNYGANLQYQNEEGKWISNLNCQESVDALSWIQKMKSEDLLVKNPNVTYNEWFNSIESKVAMAIVGSDVLQLAKINGNVNMDDLAFVPMPTGDNIHHYSLYGGTPYVFKASATDEQVEGVLKFFEYIGRTPDVSEISKAAMEQGNIVAQEKGQPILPTIKPWINEEYVSYAKTLEDKYVSVKMENYEEFFNEISKNKHSEVTYGAQEMYGFLDSAIQEVFLHPDTANPLALLTTANANMQKYLDKNINK; this is encoded by the coding sequence ATGAAAAATAAGTTATTCAAAATAATATTAGCAAGCTTACCTTGTTTATCATTAGCCACTGGCTGTATAAATAAAGGCAACGGAAAAATAAAGCTTACTATTGGCTTTTGGCCAGAATCTACTGAAACAAAAGATGTAGCTATGTATAAAACATGGAAAGAAAACTTTGAAAAAGATTATCCTGAATATGAAATCGTCGCTTCTCCATATACATATGCAACCGATACAGTTGGATCTAAATATGAAACCGACTCTCTTCCAACTGTTTTTCAAACTTGGTTTACCGAACCGAGTAAATTAGTTCAAAAAAAATATATACGTTCTATCGACAAACAACTAAAAGATTTAGGTTGGGATCAAAAAATGGATTCCAATATGAAAGAAGCTTTAACTTTTGACGATAAAATTTACGGAATTCCTCGTGATGGATATGGTTTAGGTTTACTTCTCAACATTAAAACTTTAGGAGAAAATGGTCTTCTTGAGGAAGATGGAAAAGGAAGTTACAAAATATATAACGATGATGGAACTCCAGCTTATCCAACTACTTTTGAAGAAATATATGAATGGTCAAAGGTCGTAGCTGAAAACGATGAGAAAAAAGGTATTCTTATATGTTCCTCAAATAAAGAAGGTGGCTGGCAATTTTCAAATATCGCCTGGAATTATGGAGCCAATTTACAATATCAAAATGAAGAAGGCAAATGGATTTCAAATTTAAATTGCCAAGAATCAGTTGATGCTCTTTCTTGGATTCAAAAGATGAAAAGCGAAGATTTGTTAGTCAAAAATCCAAATGTTACCTATAATGAATGGTTCAATTCCATTGAATCAAAAGTTGCTATGGCAATTGTAGGAAGTGATGTTTTACAACTAGCCAAAATCAACGGAAATGTCAACATGGATGACTTAGCATTTGTTCCAATGCCAACTGGTGATAATATTCATCATTACTCTTTATATGGCGGAACTCCTTACGTATTTAAAGCTTCAGCTACCGATGAACAAGTAGAAGGTGTTTTAAAATTCTTTGAATATATTGGTCGTACACCTGACGTCTCTGAAATCTCAAAAGCAGCCATGGAACAAGGAAATATAGTTGCTCAAGAAAAAGGTCAACCAATACTTCCAACAATTAAGCCGTGGATCAACGAAGAATATGTATCCTATGCTAAAACTTTAGAAGATAAATATGTCAGCGTAAAAATGGAAAATTACGAAGAATTTTTCAATGAAATTTCTAAAAATAAGCATAGTGAAGTAACATATGGAGCTCAAGAAATGTATGGATTTTTAGATTCTGCTATACAAGAAGTGTTCTTACATCCAGATACAGCAAATCCACTCGCTTTATTGACTACTGCTAACGCAAATATGCAAAAATATCTCGATAAAAACATCAATAAATAA